The genomic region GCCTCGATACAGGTCAGCGGCCGTGCAAGGCAGGCAAGCGAGGAGTCGCAGTACTCCAGCTCAAGATACGGGACCGGCATGATGTTGTAATCGTACACCCTGACAATGTTCGGGTGCGACAACTTGGTCCAGTTCTGGATCTCGGCGATAAAGGATTTGCCGGTTGTTGAGTTCATCACAAGGGGGACCTTGACTGCAACAATGTTCCCGTCTCTTCTTTTTGCTCTGAATACCGCCGCAAACCCTCCCTTGCCAATGAATTCTGCATCAGGGTACCGCTCCGACAGTTCCGGCGGCAGGTGCTGGAACGAGTCCTGGCGCTGGAGGTCCCGGTCGGGGGGGAGGGTGCTTGGCGCAACCACGGTCTCCCGGGAGGAGATCACGGGAGCCGGCGGGTCGTTCTTTGTGCTCTTTTTCCATCGGTATATGCCATATGATACGGCTCCAAGGATGCAGATCGCGACAAGAACGATGACTATGGGAAGAAGGGATCCCCCGTTGTTGGCAGCGGGGGGTGCTGCAGGGGACTGCTCGGTGGCAGATCCTGCAGTAGCAACTCCCGGCGTGTTTTTCCCTGTAATGCTGGTGTTCTTCTGTACGGGCGTTTCCACCGGTATCGTCTGGGTCACGGGTGCCTTGGTCGGGACTGTCGTTCCTGCGCCGGTTGTAGTATTTACGGTCTGTCCTGGCGGGCTGACGGGATTTTCAGAGGGCATCCGGTTCTGCTGCCCCTGTCCGGGACCCGCATTCGCCGGGGTGCCGGGCCCGGAGGGCTGTGCGTTCCCCTGTCCCTGACCTCCGCCGGGCACGACCGCCCCTGCTTCACCATATACCGGGACGATCAGCACCATAATGCAGAGTGCGAGAACGGCAGGGGCAAGTGCGTGTGATAACTTCATCATGGGATCCTCGTTTCGGATAATCCTCTCGTTACGGGAATGCGGGTTTGTCATGTAAACGTACAGCGTTATTATTTAAAGACCTGCGGAACTCCCGGCGCACGCACCGCAATCGATCCCATCCATGGATCTCCTTAACCGAAGATCCCACAACAGGCCCTTCTTTCATGTTCCGATACGAGTGGTCGATCCGGGAAGCGATCGCCTTCTGGAACATGGCTACATATGACCTCTCCTATCCGGCGGGAAAACACCATCAAATGCGAAAAACTCACCCGCATTTCCGGGAATTCTTCCCTCTGAATGCGACCCGGCAGAACTCCCGGCCGCAATTCTCCGACGGAGAATGGGTATGGCGGGAGATCCCCGGTCATCCGTTCGGCACCGGATCGTTCGCAGCATCAGGAATGACAATACCAGCACGGAAAAATTTACAGGGAACCTTAGTTATGTTGAATGCCCTTCCCGTTGCAGCGATGTGGCTGTATATACGGCTTGCATCCGACTGATTGACCCGCTCATCCGGATTCAGCAGGATAACGATCGAACCATCGGCGTTGTCCTTCCCATACCCGATAATCAGCCCCTGCGGGTAAAACCATGGGCTGACATCTGCTTTTGATGCGTTGATGAATGCATCCATGAGGGCAGGATTATCAAGAAAAACCGTTCGATCCGGATTACTCGTATCGAGGCCGAATGATGCAAAGACCGGTTCTTCAGGAGCGGATGATGGTTTCATGGACGGCGGGAATGGGGATGGCGACACATATGGTTGTGACGTATTTACCGTCATTCTCGGGACCTCGTTCTGTTTGATGGTATCGGGGACGAGAATACAAAGACCAATAATCACTCCCAGAATTATTATCCCGGTACTTACGTTTTGGTAAATTCTGTTCACCCATTTTTAGAGAAATCCTTCTTACTTCAGACCCGAAGAAAAAAGAACCGGCAGGATTTTTATGTGAATCCGGTTTTTTATTGTGGCAATCCGCGCCGGTTCATGCCGGCACGTGCTGTTGTACCCACGCGATATAGTGATCCATCCAGTTCTGCAGGAATTTTCTGCTGGCTTCATTGAGGTTTCCGGCCTCATCGAACATTCCTTCCCGGACCTGGAGATAGGCTTCCGGCTGGCGGAGCACGGCAACATCCAGGAACGAGAGAACATTGCGCAGGTGCTGCTGGGCCATGGCAGTGCCGGCAGCCCCCGGAGAGATGCCAAGGATGCCTGCAGGTTTTCCCGCCCACACGCTCTGGCCGGCAGGTCGCGACCCGTGATCCAGGGCATTCTTGAGCACGCCGGGGATTGAACGGTTGTACTCCGGTGTCACGATAAGGATGGCATCAGCCGACTGGATCTCCCGCTTCATCTTTCGTACGGTTTCAGCCGGGTTC from uncultured Methanoregula sp. harbors:
- a CDS encoding NAD(P)H-dependent oxidoreductase; this translates as MRTYQIALIVGSLRKDSFNKKLASAIVKLSPPSFSFTRVGIGDLPLYNQDDDENPAETVRKMKREIQSADAILIVTPEYNRSIPGVLKNALDHGSRPAGQSVWAGKPAGILGISPGAAGTAMAQQHLRNVLSFLDVAVLRQPEAYLQVREGMFDEAGNLNEASRKFLQNWMDHYIAWVQQHVPA
- a CDS encoding protein kinase, with the protein product MMKLSHALAPAVLALCIMVLIVPVYGEAGAVVPGGGQGQGNAQPSGPGTPANAGPGQGQQNRMPSENPVSPPGQTVNTTTGAGTTVPTKAPVTQTIPVETPVQKNTSITGKNTPGVATAGSATEQSPAAPPAANNGGSLLPIVIVLVAICILGAVSYGIYRWKKSTKNDPPAPVISSRETVVAPSTLPPDRDLQRQDSFQHLPPELSERYPDAEFIGKGGFAAVFRAKRRDGNIVAVKVPLVMNSTTGKSFIAEIQNWTKLSHPNIVRVYDYNIMPVPYLELEYCDSSLACLARPLTCIEAEMLIFGVCEGLKFTHAQGLIHRDLKPENILLKDWVPKISDWGLSKEIGQPTMTTTTIFTPSFAAPEQINHQHKDERTDIWQLGVILYELVTGEQPFPGESAQDIMTGILMREPQSPVEINPDAEDLSPVIEQCLKKDPALRYQSVSELQAALVDILNRSCDQIFAEWKKSGDLLQYDFFYGEILLINIKCGNISRACSLASDILTCVTGSGDLGMEEMVMRLNQLLDSGSDEIPAELIQDAERVVNRIKRQSRPRAKGSNTTKRM